A single genomic interval of Stenotrophomonas sp. ZAC14D1_NAIMI4_1 harbors:
- the mgtA gene encoding magnesium-translocating P-type ATPase, which translates to MSLLNAWFNAFLRSRRAGSLFRRRALPESGFGRGAAEAAPSTLTEGLLRLAQLDDVRLLAALDSHADGLSPQEASERFARLGPNEVDHEKPLPWWRHLWQCYRNPFNLLLSVLAAVSWLTEDAKATVVIGAMVLLSTLIRFVQEGRSNRAAERLKALVGNTSRVLRRSAGTEAAELAGQYFGAHLHSRRPARLLDLPIRELVPGDHIVLSAGDMIPADCRVLTAKDLFVAQAAMTGESLPVEKFASPGAADAGLMEQANLLFMGTNVVSGTATAVVLATGNRTYFGTLAQRSTATERAPTAFQAGVNSVSWLLIRFALVMVPFVLLINGWTKGDWTEAFLFALSVAVGLTPEMLPMIVTSTLAKGAVLLSRKRVIVKRLDAIQNFGAMEVLCTDKTGTLTQDRIALERHTDVFGQDSEDVLKFAYLNSHFQTGLINLLDRAVLEHVELQSSLRLSQDYRKVDEIPFDFQRRRMSVVVAERDDHHELICKGAVEEMLAVCSTVREGGHDRPLDAARLARVRQTTEELNEQGLRVVAVAMKETAASQSVYSQADECGLTLLGYVAFLDPPKESAAQALQALAAHGVEVKVFTGDNELVTARVCAQVGLEADAILTGPQIERMEDAALSQALQQHRVFARLTPLHKERLVRCLRAQGKVVGFMGDGINDAPALRAADIGISVDSAVDIAKEAADIILLEKSLMVLEDGIVQGRRTFCNMLKYIRMTASSNFGNVFSVLVASAFLPFLPMLPLQLLVQNLLYDISQIAIPFDNVDEELVRQPLKWNPADIGRFMVFFGPISSIFDLCCFALMWHVFDARTAADQSLFQSGWFVVGLLTQTLIVHMIRTPRVPFLQSIAAPALLLMTGAIMAIGVLLPMSPLAGYFKLQALPLGYWPFLVAILFGYAVLTTAMKRLYIRRYGWQ; encoded by the coding sequence ATGAGCCTGCTCAACGCCTGGTTCAATGCATTCCTGCGCAGCCGTCGCGCAGGCAGCCTGTTCCGCCGCCGCGCCCTGCCCGAGTCCGGCTTCGGCCGCGGCGCAGCGGAAGCCGCGCCTTCCACGCTTACCGAGGGCCTGCTCCGCCTGGCCCAGCTCGACGATGTCCGCCTGCTGGCCGCACTGGATTCGCACGCCGATGGCCTGAGCCCGCAGGAGGCCAGCGAGCGCTTTGCCCGGCTCGGCCCCAATGAAGTCGATCACGAAAAGCCGCTGCCGTGGTGGCGCCACCTGTGGCAGTGCTACCGCAATCCGTTCAACCTGCTGCTGAGCGTGCTGGCCGCCGTTTCCTGGCTGACCGAGGACGCCAAGGCCACGGTGGTGATCGGTGCGATGGTCCTGCTGTCCACGCTCATCCGCTTCGTGCAGGAAGGACGCTCCAACCGCGCCGCCGAGCGGCTGAAGGCGCTGGTCGGCAACACCTCGCGGGTATTGCGGCGCAGCGCGGGCACCGAGGCCGCGGAGCTGGCCGGCCAGTACTTCGGCGCGCACCTGCACAGCCGCCGCCCGGCGCGCCTGCTCGACCTGCCGATCCGCGAACTGGTGCCGGGCGACCACATCGTGCTCTCTGCCGGCGACATGATTCCGGCCGACTGCCGCGTGCTGACTGCCAAGGATCTGTTCGTCGCCCAGGCGGCAATGACCGGCGAGTCGCTGCCGGTGGAGAAGTTCGCCAGCCCGGGGGCCGCCGATGCCGGCCTGATGGAACAGGCCAACCTGCTGTTCATGGGCACGAACGTGGTGTCCGGCACGGCGACGGCGGTGGTGCTGGCCACCGGCAACCGCACCTACTTCGGCACGCTTGCCCAGCGCAGCACCGCTACCGAGCGGGCGCCGACCGCGTTCCAGGCCGGGGTCAACAGTGTCAGCTGGCTGCTGATCCGCTTCGCCCTGGTCATGGTGCCGTTCGTGCTGCTCATCAACGGCTGGACCAAGGGCGACTGGACTGAAGCCTTCCTGTTTGCACTGTCGGTGGCGGTGGGCCTTACCCCTGAGATGCTGCCCATGATCGTCACCTCCACCCTCGCCAAGGGCGCCGTGCTGCTGTCGCGCAAGCGGGTGATCGTCAAGCGACTGGACGCGATCCAGAACTTCGGCGCGATGGAGGTGCTGTGCACCGACAAGACCGGCACCCTCACCCAGGACCGCATCGCCCTGGAGCGCCACACCGATGTGTTCGGGCAGGACTCGGAGGACGTGCTGAAGTTCGCCTACCTCAACAGCCATTTCCAGACCGGGCTGATCAACCTGCTCGATCGCGCCGTGCTGGAGCACGTGGAGCTGCAGAGCTCGCTGCGCCTGTCGCAGGATTACCGCAAGGTCGACGAGATTCCGTTCGACTTCCAGCGCCGCCGCATGTCGGTGGTGGTGGCCGAGCGCGATGACCACCACGAGCTGATCTGCAAGGGCGCGGTGGAGGAAATGCTGGCGGTGTGCAGCACCGTGCGCGAGGGCGGGCACGACCGGCCGCTGGACGCGGCGCGGCTGGCGCGGGTGCGGCAGACCACCGAGGAACTGAACGAACAGGGGCTGCGCGTCGTGGCCGTGGCGATGAAGGAAACGGCGGCCAGCCAGTCGGTGTATTCGCAGGCCGACGAATGCGGGCTGACCCTGCTCGGCTACGTGGCCTTCCTCGACCCGCCCAAGGAGTCGGCCGCCCAGGCCCTGCAGGCACTGGCCGCGCATGGCGTGGAGGTCAAGGTCTTCACCGGCGACAACGAACTGGTGACCGCGCGTGTCTGCGCCCAGGTCGGGCTGGAGGCCGACGCCATCCTGACCGGCCCACAGATCGAACGCATGGAGGATGCCGCACTCTCACAGGCACTGCAGCAGCACCGCGTCTTCGCTCGCCTCACGCCACTGCACAAGGAACGCCTGGTGCGCTGCCTGCGCGCACAGGGCAAGGTGGTGGGCTTCATGGGCGACGGCATCAACGACGCACCGGCCCTGCGCGCGGCCGACATCGGCATCAGCGTGGACAGCGCGGTGGACATCGCCAAGGAGGCCGCCGACATCATCCTGCTGGAAAAGAGCCTGATGGTGCTGGAGGACGGCATCGTGCAGGGCCGCCGCACGTTCTGCAACATGCTCAAGTACATCCGCATGACCGCCAGCTCCAATTTCGGCAACGTGTTCTCGGTACTGGTCGCTTCGGCCTTCCTGCCCTTCCTGCCGATGCTGCCGCTGCAGCTGCTGGTGCAGAACCTGCTGTATGACATCTCGCAGATCGCCATTCCGTTCGACAACGTCGACGAGGAACTGGTGCGGCAGCCGCTGAAGTGGAATCCGGCGGACATCGGCCGCTTCATGGTGTTCTTCGGGCCGATCAGTTCGATCTTCGACCTGTGCTGCTTCGCACTGATGTGGCATGTGTTCGATGCGCGCACGGCCGCCGACCAGAGCCTGTTCCAGTCCGGCTGGTTCGTGGTCGGCCTGCTCACCCAGACCCTGATCGTGCACATGATCCGCACGCCCAGGGTGCCGTTCCTGCAGAGCATCGCCGCACCGGCGCTGCTGCTGATGACCGGCGCGATCATGGCCATCGGCGTGCTGCTGCCGATGAGCCCGCTGGCCGGTTACTTCAAGCTGCAGGCCCTGCCGCTGGGTTACTGGCCGTTCCTGGTAGCGATCCTGTTCGGCTATGCGGTGCTGACCACGGCAATGAAGCGGCTCTACATCCGCCGCTACGGGTGGCAGTGA
- a CDS encoding FdhF/YdeP family oxidoreductase — protein sequence MSEQKPPRYTSYNQPAGGWGAAGATAKVLLQQSVVGKGSKALLAMNQPGGFKCPSCAFPDADHRRKFEFCENGAKALAWEATEHRVTREFFAAHSVSELMEQSDYWLEMQGRLTEPMRYDAASDHYVPCAWDEAFALIGEHLRALDHPDQAEFYTSGRTPNEAAFLYSIFVREFGTNNFPDCSNMCHEPTSRGLPPVIGVGKGTIVLDDFEHAEAIFVMGQNTGTNSPRMMTNLVEARKRGIPIVAVNPMPERALIRFTEPQDIVQMATLGSTEITSEFVHIRIGGDLAFLKGIMKVMFEREAQGESVLDHAFLAEHTLGVDALREDALAQDWAEIVRVSGIAEVQIRRCADIYIRSQATVICYGMGLTQHQYGSRLLQQVANLLLLRGNFGKRGAGIGPIRGHSNVQGDRTVGIDEKPKPAYLDRVREVFGFEPPRAHGHHVVESIQAMLDGQARVFIGLGGNFIHAVPDTPRAYAAMQRLELTVGIATKLNRGHLVHGRDALILPVVARSEWIRTPAGEQFVTIEDAMSNVSASRGVLEPVSEHVLPEVEIVCRMAMATLPDSRVDWAACMHDYAPIRELIATVYPEIYAGFNERIQQPHGFHLDIPPRRRVWPTDTGKANILVMPGLEVNDVVDDPEMLRLATVRSHDQYNTTIYSYSDRYRGVYNDRNVVFMNIEDRLARGLGKEARVSLETIADDGVVRRIDGLTVLDYPMPRGALAGYYPELNPLLPLDYYDRISGTPAAKSIPVRVRALVEAP from the coding sequence ATGTCCGAACAGAAACCGCCGCGATACACGTCCTACAACCAGCCGGCCGGTGGCTGGGGTGCTGCCGGGGCAACGGCCAAGGTGCTGCTGCAGCAGAGCGTGGTCGGCAAAGGCTCGAAGGCACTGCTGGCGATGAACCAGCCGGGTGGCTTCAAGTGCCCCAGCTGCGCCTTCCCGGACGCGGACCACCGGCGCAAGTTCGAGTTCTGCGAGAACGGCGCCAAGGCTCTGGCCTGGGAGGCGACCGAGCACCGCGTCACCCGCGAATTCTTCGCCGCCCACAGCGTCAGCGAACTGATGGAACAGAGTGACTACTGGCTGGAGATGCAGGGCAGGTTGACCGAGCCGATGCGCTACGACGCGGCCAGCGACCACTACGTACCCTGCGCCTGGGACGAGGCGTTTGCCTTGATCGGCGAGCATCTGCGTGCCTTGGACCACCCCGACCAGGCCGAGTTCTACACCTCCGGGCGCACGCCCAACGAAGCGGCGTTCCTGTATTCGATCTTCGTGCGTGAGTTCGGCACCAACAATTTCCCCGATTGTTCCAACATGTGCCACGAGCCCACCAGCCGCGGCCTGCCGCCGGTGATCGGGGTGGGCAAGGGCACCATCGTGCTGGACGATTTCGAACACGCCGAGGCCATCTTCGTGATGGGCCAGAACACCGGCACCAATTCGCCGCGGATGATGACCAACCTGGTGGAGGCGCGCAAACGAGGCATCCCCATCGTGGCGGTGAATCCGATGCCCGAGCGCGCGCTGATCCGTTTCACCGAGCCGCAGGACATCGTGCAGATGGCCACGCTGGGGTCGACCGAGATCACCAGCGAGTTCGTGCACATCCGCATCGGCGGTGACCTGGCCTTCCTCAAGGGCATCATGAAAGTGATGTTCGAGCGCGAAGCGCAGGGCGAATCCGTGCTCGACCACGCCTTCCTGGCCGAGCACACCCTGGGCGTGGACGCGCTGCGCGAAGACGCGCTGGCGCAGGACTGGGCCGAGATCGTGCGGGTGTCGGGCATCGCCGAGGTGCAGATCCGGCGCTGCGCGGATATCTACATCCGTTCGCAGGCCACGGTGATCTGCTACGGCATGGGCCTGACCCAGCACCAGTACGGTTCACGCCTGCTGCAGCAGGTGGCCAACCTGCTGTTGCTGCGTGGCAACTTCGGCAAGCGCGGCGCGGGCATCGGCCCCATCCGCGGGCACTCCAACGTGCAGGGCGACCGCACCGTGGGCATCGACGAGAAGCCCAAGCCGGCCTATCTGGACCGGGTGCGCGAGGTGTTCGGCTTCGAGCCGCCGCGCGCGCATGGCCATCATGTGGTCGAGTCGATCCAGGCGATGCTTGATGGACAGGCCCGGGTGTTCATCGGCCTGGGCGGCAACTTCATCCATGCCGTGCCCGATACGCCGCGCGCCTACGCGGCGATGCAGCGGCTGGAGCTGACCGTGGGCATCGCGACCAAGCTCAACCGCGGCCACCTGGTGCACGGCCGTGATGCACTGATCCTGCCGGTGGTGGCGCGCTCGGAGTGGATCCGCACGCCGGCCGGCGAGCAGTTCGTGACCATCGAAGATGCGATGTCCAATGTCAGCGCCTCGCGCGGCGTGCTCGAGCCGGTCAGCGAGCACGTGCTGCCGGAGGTCGAGATCGTCTGCCGCATGGCGATGGCCACGCTGCCGGACAGCCGGGTGGACTGGGCGGCCTGCATGCACGATTACGCGCCGATCCGCGAGCTGATCGCGACCGTCTACCCGGAGATCTATGCCGGCTTCAACGAGCGCATCCAGCAACCGCATGGCTTCCACCTGGACATCCCGCCGCGCCGCCGGGTGTGGCCGACCGACACCGGCAAGGCCAACATCCTGGTGATGCCTGGCCTGGAGGTGAACGACGTGGTGGACGACCCGGAGATGCTGCGCCTGGCCACGGTGCGTTCGCACGACCAGTACAACACCACCATCTACAGCTACAGCGATCGCTACCGGGGCGTGTACAACGACCGCAACGTGGTGTTCATGAACATCGAGGACCGGCTGGCACGCGGACTGGGCAAGGAAGCGCGGGTAAGCCTGGAAACGATCGCCGACGATGGCGTCGTGCGGCGCATCGATGGCCTGACCGTGCTGGACTATCCGATGCCGCGCGGCGCGCTGGCCGGCTACTACCCGGAACTGAATCCGCTGTTGCCGCTGGACTACTACGATCGCATCAGTGGCACGCCCGCAGCGAAATCGATCCCGGTGCGGGTGCGCGCGCTGGTCGAGGCGCCGTAG
- a CDS encoding ATP-binding protein, with the protein MPSLSPRRPLALFALIVVMGAIFLLDTLTDYAVAAACFYAAVILAASRLMSARGLLCLAAACIALTGLSFFLTRFGTYRIGLVNSTIGMLVIGITTWLVLKMEAAKAAVQEAQARLLRVARASTVGELTTSIAHEVNQPLAAIASSAEAGQRWLAQSPPNVDKALQAIARILSDAHRASDVIARIRGLTQGAAPERRAFDLNQAVQDMLALSRSELDQHHVDVSLLLDTELPAVFADPVQVQQVIGNLLLNAVDAMAQLPPGERRVALVTARDGRGQASLSVRDRGIGLPTDQPDRVFDAFWTTKDHGLGLGLSLSRSMIEANGGRIRAERPAGGGACFVFELPTAGKDDHA; encoded by the coding sequence ATGCCGTCGCTGTCGCCCCGCCGCCCGCTGGCGCTGTTCGCCCTGATCGTGGTGATGGGGGCGATCTTCCTGCTGGACACCCTCACCGATTACGCGGTGGCCGCTGCCTGCTTCTACGCGGCCGTCATCCTCGCCGCGTCGCGGCTGATGTCGGCCCGCGGCCTGCTCTGCCTGGCGGCGGCCTGCATCGCCCTGACCGGCCTCAGCTTCTTCCTGACCCGCTTCGGCACCTATCGCATCGGCCTGGTCAACTCGACCATCGGCATGCTGGTCATCGGCATCACCACCTGGCTGGTGCTGAAGATGGAAGCTGCCAAGGCTGCCGTGCAGGAAGCACAGGCGCGCCTGTTGCGGGTCGCGCGGGCCTCCACGGTGGGTGAGCTGACGACCTCGATCGCCCACGAAGTGAACCAGCCGCTGGCGGCCATTGCCAGCAGTGCCGAGGCCGGCCAGCGCTGGTTGGCGCAATCGCCCCCCAACGTCGACAAGGCGCTGCAGGCCATCGCCCGCATCCTGTCCGATGCACATCGTGCCAGTGACGTAATTGCCCGCATCCGTGGCCTGACCCAGGGCGCGGCACCGGAACGCCGCGCCTTCGATCTGAACCAGGCCGTACAGGACATGCTCGCGCTGTCGCGCAGCGAACTCGACCAGCACCACGTAGACGTGTCGCTGCTGCTGGATACCGAGCTGCCCGCGGTCTTCGCCGACCCGGTGCAGGTGCAGCAGGTGATCGGCAACCTGCTGCTGAACGCGGTCGATGCGATGGCCCAGCTGCCCCCGGGCGAGCGCCGCGTGGCCCTGGTGACCGCGCGCGATGGCCGCGGCCAGGCCAGCCTGAGCGTGCGTGACCGTGGCATCGGCCTGCCCACGGATCAGCCGGACCGCGTCTTTGATGCCTTCTGGACCACCAAGGACCATGGCCTCGGCCTGGGCCTCAGCCTGAGCCGTTCGATGATCGAGGCCAATGGTGGCCGCATCCGCGCCGAACGACCGGCCGGGGGTGGCGCCTGTTTCGTGTTCGAGCTGCCCACCGCGGGCAAGGATGACCATGCGTAA
- the bla gene encoding subclass B3 metallo-beta-lactamase has product MRILPLAFALATALPLAAHAAGPALPQLRAYTVDASWLQPIAPLQIADHTWQIGTADLTALLVQTPQGAVLLDGGMPQMADHLLHNLQLRGVAPADLRVILLSHAHADHAGPVAELKRRTGARVLANAESAVLLARGGTDDLHFGDRFTFAPAQVDRIIMDGETVDVGGMRFTAHFTPGHTPGSTTWTWTDTRNGTPVRIAYADSLSAPGYTLKDNPRYPHLVEDFRRSFATVRALPCDVLLTPHPGASGWDYAAGSKAGDKAMSCGAYADAAEQKLDAALTR; this is encoded by the coding sequence ATGCGCATCCTGCCCCTTGCCTTCGCCCTGGCCACCGCCCTGCCGCTGGCGGCCCACGCTGCCGGACCGGCGCTGCCGCAACTGCGCGCGTACACCGTCGATGCGTCGTGGCTGCAGCCCATCGCGCCGCTGCAGATCGCCGACCACACCTGGCAGATCGGCACCGCGGACCTCACCGCCCTGCTGGTGCAGACCCCGCAGGGTGCGGTGCTGCTGGACGGCGGCATGCCGCAGATGGCCGACCACCTGCTGCACAACCTGCAGCTGCGTGGCGTGGCCCCGGCTGACCTGCGGGTGATCCTGCTCAGCCACGCTCACGCCGACCACGCTGGCCCGGTGGCCGAACTCAAGCGCCGCACGGGCGCGCGCGTGCTGGCCAATGCCGAATCGGCGGTACTGCTGGCCCGCGGCGGCACCGACGACCTGCACTTCGGCGATCGGTTCACCTTTGCGCCGGCACAGGTGGACCGCATCATCATGGACGGCGAGACGGTGGACGTTGGCGGCATGCGTTTCACCGCCCACTTCACCCCCGGCCACACGCCCGGCAGCACCACATGGACCTGGACCGACACCCGCAACGGCACGCCGGTGCGCATCGCCTATGCGGACAGCCTGAGTGCACCGGGTTACACGCTGAAGGACAACCCGCGCTATCCGCACCTGGTCGAGGACTTCCGCCGCAGTTTCGCCACCGTGCGCGCCCTGCCCTGCGACGTGCTGCTGACCCCGCATCCGGGTGCCAGTGGCTGGGACTACGCGGCCGGCAGCAAGGCCGGTGACAAGGCGATGAGCTGCGGCGCGTATGCAGACGCCGCCGAACAGAAGCTCGACGCAGCCCTGACCCGGTAG
- a CDS encoding low temperature requirement protein A, producing MVPGIRVPALRRRDGHHARVTYEELFFDLVYVFAVTQLSHHLLHHLGLLGVLQTLVLWFAVWLGWQYACWVSNWFDPQAPRIRGLLFTTMLLALLMSSSIPDAFGERAWVFAGAYATMQVGRTAFVLWEVGRGHALAPNFRRMLAWVLVSACFWLAGAAAEGNLRLGLWALAVACEYLSPMFGFAFPGLGRSHTREWTIEGGHLAERCQLFVIVALGETLLATGGVLSEAGNWNVDVVSAVLATFAGTLAMWWLYFGISSQDATDTITRSDDPGRIGAYFHYVHALLIAGIIATAVGNDLVMDAPEEGVSLPHAAMLVAGPLIYLLGSALYKRAVYGRVPRSHLLGALLLVAMGPLLPFTHLLAAGWLTSVVVLLVGLIDTRTRHRLP from the coding sequence ATGGTTCCCGGCATCCGTGTACCCGCCCTGCGCCGCCGCGACGGTCACCACGCGCGGGTGACCTACGAGGAGCTGTTCTTCGATCTGGTCTACGTCTTCGCCGTCACCCAGCTCAGCCACCACCTGCTGCACCACCTCGGCCTGCTCGGCGTGCTGCAGACGCTGGTGCTGTGGTTCGCGGTCTGGCTGGGCTGGCAGTACGCGTGCTGGGTCAGCAACTGGTTCGATCCGCAGGCGCCGCGTATCCGGGGCCTGTTGTTCACCACGATGCTGCTGGCGCTGCTGATGTCGTCCTCCATTCCCGACGCGTTCGGCGAGCGCGCCTGGGTGTTTGCGGGGGCCTACGCCACGATGCAGGTGGGACGCACGGCCTTCGTGTTGTGGGAAGTAGGGCGCGGCCATGCACTGGCGCCCAACTTCCGCCGCATGCTGGCCTGGGTGCTGGTGTCGGCCTGCTTCTGGCTGGCGGGGGCGGCAGCCGAAGGCAACCTGCGGCTGGGGCTGTGGGCGCTGGCGGTGGCCTGCGAATACCTGTCGCCGATGTTCGGCTTCGCGTTCCCGGGGCTGGGGCGCTCGCACACGCGCGAATGGACGATCGAAGGCGGCCATCTGGCCGAGCGCTGCCAGCTGTTCGTCATCGTCGCACTCGGTGAGACGCTGCTGGCCACCGGCGGCGTGCTCAGCGAGGCGGGCAACTGGAACGTCGACGTGGTCTCGGCCGTGCTCGCCACCTTCGCCGGCACCCTGGCGATGTGGTGGCTGTACTTCGGCATCTCCAGCCAGGATGCCACCGACACCATCACCCGCTCCGACGATCCCGGGCGCATCGGCGCCTACTTCCACTACGTGCATGCGCTGCTGATCGCCGGCATCATCGCCACCGCGGTCGGCAACGACCTGGTGATGGACGCGCCGGAGGAGGGTGTATCGCTGCCGCACGCAGCGATGCTGGTGGCCGGGCCGCTGATCTACCTGCTGGGCAGCGCGCTGTACAAGCGCGCGGTGTACGGGCGGGTGCCGCGTTCGCACCTGCTGGGCGCGCTGCTGCTGGTGGCCATGGGCCCCCTGCTGCCGTTCACCCACCTGCTGGCGGCTGGCTGGCTGACCAGCGTAGTGGTGTTGCTGGTGGGCCTGATCGACACGCGGACGCGACATCGCCTGCCGTAG
- a CDS encoding response regulator transcription factor produces the protein MRKPLPPPADAAPIVYVIDDDASVRAALEDLLASMGLQVRAFASTQAFLDHPRDDAPACLVLDVRMPGQSGLDFHRSMADLGLQVPVVFITGHGDIAMGVNAIKAGAIEFLTKPFRDQELLDAIHKGIALDRERRREGEALGELQARWQTLSAGEREVVDGVVRGRLNKQIAADLGVSEITVKVRRAQVMRKMEARTLVDLVRMYDRLQAAAP, from the coding sequence ATGCGTAAGCCGTTGCCACCCCCGGCCGACGCGGCCCCCATCGTCTATGTGATCGATGACGATGCATCCGTGCGCGCCGCGCTGGAAGACCTGCTGGCGTCGATGGGCCTGCAGGTGCGGGCATTCGCCTCCACCCAGGCCTTCCTCGATCATCCCCGCGACGATGCGCCGGCCTGCCTGGTGCTGGACGTGCGCATGCCCGGACAGAGCGGCCTGGACTTCCACCGCAGCATGGCGGACCTCGGCCTGCAGGTGCCGGTGGTGTTCATCACCGGCCACGGCGACATCGCCATGGGCGTCAATGCGATCAAGGCCGGCGCCATCGAATTCCTGACCAAGCCCTTCCGCGACCAGGAACTGCTGGACGCCATCCACAAGGGCATCGCCCTGGACCGCGAGCGGCGGCGCGAGGGCGAGGCGCTGGGCGAGCTGCAGGCACGCTGGCAGACCCTCAGCGCCGGTGAGCGCGAGGTGGTGGACGGCGTGGTGCGCGGACGCCTCAACAAGCAGATCGCCGCCGACCTCGGTGTCAGCGAGATCACGGTGAAAGTGCGGCGCGCGCAGGTGATGCGCAAGATGGAAGCGCGCACCCTGGTTGACCTCGTGCGCATGTACGACCGCCTGCAGGCCGCTGCACCATGA
- a CDS encoding MgtC/SapB family protein, giving the protein MALQVNLPPFDAGATLGSLLSLTVAFVLGAAIGLERQLRQRTAGLRTNTLVAVGAAVFVDLAVRFHDLYGGPPSPLHVVAYVISGVGFLGAGAIMKDGAQVSGLNTAATLWGSAAVGTCAGVKLLPEAVMAAVFVLAANTLLRPVVNRIQRQPLAEGFGEATYAINVVCQREQQAEVLDRLLLLLEQAQYPVRAVDQRPFGERDVEIEAVLYATSVDAAELDAVLENLAGTPGVLQGFWNASLEE; this is encoded by the coding sequence ATCGCGTTGCAGGTGAACCTGCCGCCGTTCGACGCGGGGGCGACGCTCGGCTCGCTGCTCAGCCTGACCGTTGCGTTCGTGCTGGGCGCGGCCATCGGCCTGGAACGCCAACTGCGGCAACGCACGGCCGGGCTGCGCACCAACACGCTGGTGGCGGTCGGCGCCGCCGTCTTCGTCGATCTGGCGGTGCGCTTCCATGATCTGTACGGCGGCCCGCCCTCGCCGCTGCACGTGGTGGCCTACGTCATCTCCGGCGTCGGATTCCTTGGCGCCGGCGCGATCATGAAGGACGGTGCGCAGGTTTCGGGCCTGAACACCGCCGCGACCCTGTGGGGTTCGGCCGCGGTCGGAACCTGTGCCGGCGTCAAGCTGCTGCCGGAAGCGGTGATGGCAGCCGTGTTCGTGCTGGCCGCCAACACCCTGCTACGGCCAGTGGTGAACCGCATCCAGCGGCAACCGCTGGCAGAGGGCTTCGGCGAGGCGACCTATGCGATCAACGTCGTCTGCCAGCGCGAGCAGCAGGCCGAAGTGCTGGACCGCCTGCTGTTGCTGCTGGAACAGGCGCAGTATCCGGTACGGGCGGTGGACCAGCGGCCGTTCGGCGAACGCGACGTGGAGATCGAGGCGGTGCTGTATGCCACCTCGGTCGATGCAGCCGAACTGGATGCGGTGCTGGAGAACCTGGCCGGTACACCCGGTGTGCTGCAGGGGTTCTGGAACGCCAGCCTCGAGGAATGA
- a CDS encoding DUF1697 domain-containing protein, which translates to MNVYVALLRAVNVGGTGKLPMAALVAMCVDAGFSDVRTYIASGNVVFRSQSDEATVRDALAHRLQAHAGKPVGVLVRSAAEMADVVRGNPFPQAAGNRVVALFVDGPLPGDPLQGVTGRIAEQLALGPRALYVHYGEGMADSKLRIPCAAQGTGRNLNTVVRLAAMAAALA; encoded by the coding sequence ATGAACGTTTACGTGGCCCTGCTGCGGGCGGTGAACGTGGGCGGTACCGGCAAGCTGCCGATGGCAGCGCTGGTGGCGATGTGCGTGGACGCCGGCTTCAGCGACGTGCGGACCTATATCGCCAGCGGCAACGTGGTGTTCCGCAGCCAAAGCGACGAGGCAACCGTTCGCGACGCACTCGCCCACCGGCTGCAGGCTCATGCCGGCAAGCCGGTAGGTGTGCTGGTGCGCAGCGCCGCGGAGATGGCCGATGTGGTCAGGGGCAATCCTTTCCCGCAGGCCGCCGGCAACCGCGTGGTTGCCCTGTTCGTCGACGGCCCGCTGCCGGGCGATCCGTTGCAGGGCGTGACCGGGCGCATTGCCGAGCAGCTGGCGCTGGGGCCGCGCGCATTGTACGTGCACTACGGCGAGGGCATGGCCGATTCGAAGCTGCGGATTCCCTGCGCTGCGCAGGGCACCGGCCGCAATCTCAACACCGTGGTACGGCTGGCTGCGATGGCCGCTGCGCTGGCCTGA